The following are from one region of the Quercus robur chromosome 1, dhQueRobu3.1, whole genome shotgun sequence genome:
- the LOC126712037 gene encoding uncharacterized protein LOC126712037, translating to MESTASVPEVKGTWIPPPSNVFKVNVDAAVFTSQRAVGDGVIIRDDKGRIEAAISKKINASLGTVEAEAMAHEVGLVFARDIGIHNLIMEGDLLVIHIVLCETSDPPSSMAAIIQGV from the coding sequence ATGGAGAGCACAGCTTCAGTGCCTGAAGTCAAGGGTACGTGGATCCCACCTCCAAGTAATGTTTTCAAGGTGAACGTGGACGCGGCGGTTTTCACAAGTCAACGAGCAGTGGGAGATGGAGTGATTATCAGAGACGATAAGGGTAGGATTGAGGCCGCAATAAGTAAAAAGATTAATGCATCGTTGGGAACCGTGGAAGCAGAGGCTATGGCGCATGAAGTGGGCTTGGTGTTTGCAAGGGATATCGGCATCCACAATTTAATCATGGAGGGTGATTTGCTTGTTATCCACATAGTGTTGTGTGAGACTTCAGACCCGCCATCCTCCATGGCTGCTATTATACAAGGAGTGTAA